The proteins below come from a single Mucilaginibacter mali genomic window:
- a CDS encoding glycosyltransferase family protein, producing the protein MMLNKKVLIISPYFPPVNAADMQRVRMSLPYFKDFGWDAEVVTVDESYVDMVKDNLLLQSIPKDIRIHKVKALDKSWTSKIGLGSIALRSLLYYKQTVNALLKRGSYNLIYFSTTQFPVCILGAYWKRRYGISYVIDMQDPWHSDYYRDKPKSQRPPKYWFSYRLNKYLEPIAIKKAGGLISVSQAYIDVLKKRYPAIKNIPAETITFGLFEPDLEIAIKNSEAFPSVLNYGYFNIVYVGRGGADMHKAIAPLFSAFKNGLQTDKELFNKIKFHFIGTSYAPTGSGTPTIAPLAAEYGIEDHVIEITDRISYYHSLAILQKADALFVPGSDDPQYSASKIYPCLLMKKPLLTVLHPHSNVVNMLKTCVENALVFTFETPALETVIQYTLTQWANSKADAVVLNNNADAYTAKNLTGKQVELFNQVLKR; encoded by the coding sequence ATGATGTTGAATAAAAAGGTACTGATCATTTCGCCGTACTTCCCTCCTGTTAACGCGGCTGATATGCAGCGTGTGCGGATGAGTTTACCTTATTTTAAGGATTTTGGCTGGGATGCGGAAGTAGTAACTGTTGACGAGAGTTATGTGGATATGGTTAAGGACAACTTACTTTTGCAAAGTATACCGAAAGATATCAGGATACATAAGGTAAAAGCATTAGATAAGTCATGGACGTCAAAAATTGGCCTGGGCAGCATTGCACTGCGGTCTTTGCTATATTACAAACAAACGGTAAACGCCCTTTTAAAAAGAGGCAGTTACAACCTGATCTATTTTTCAACTACGCAATTCCCGGTTTGTATTTTAGGGGCATACTGGAAACGCCGATACGGCATCTCTTACGTGATAGATATGCAGGACCCCTGGCATTCCGACTACTACCGCGATAAGCCCAAAAGCCAGCGCCCGCCAAAATATTGGTTCTCGTATCGTTTAAACAAGTACCTGGAGCCAATCGCTATAAAAAAAGCCGGGGGATTGATCAGTGTATCGCAGGCTTATATCGATGTATTAAAAAAACGTTATCCGGCTATAAAAAATATCCCCGCGGAAACCATCACCTTTGGCCTGTTTGAACCTGATCTGGAAATAGCCATCAAAAACAGTGAAGCCTTCCCTTCAGTGCTAAATTATGGTTACTTCAATATCGTTTATGTAGGCCGTGGTGGCGCTGATATGCATAAGGCTATCGCCCCATTGTTCAGCGCATTTAAAAACGGACTGCAAACAGACAAGGAATTATTTAACAAAATAAAATTTCATTTTATAGGTACCAGTTACGCCCCGACAGGTAGCGGAACACCTACCATTGCACCCTTAGCTGCCGAATACGGTATTGAAGACCACGTAATTGAAATTACCGACAGGATTAGTTATTACCACAGCCTTGCCATATTGCAAAAGGCAGATGCTTTGTTCGTGCCGGGATCCGACGATCCGCAGTATTCGGCATCAAAGATCTATCCTTGCCTGTTGATGAAAAAGCCCTTGTTAACGGTGTTGCACCCGCATAGTAATGTGGTTAATATGCTAAAAACCTGTGTGGAGAACGCGCTGGTATTTACCTTCGAAACGCCGGCTTTAGAAACGGTTATACAATATACCCTAACACAGTGGGCTAATAGCAAGGCCGATGCGGTAGTATTAAACAACAACGCCGATGCTTATACCGCCAAAAACCTAACCGGTAAACAGGTTGAATTATTTAACCAGGTTTTAAAACGATAG
- a CDS encoding glycosyltransferase family 4 protein, producing MKRLAIITTHPIQYYAPVFKLLTERGNIGIKVFYTWGDNSMAKHDPGFGKNVTWDIPLLDGYEYEWVKNTSAEPGSHHSKGIINPDLIERIDNYQPLAILVFGWNYNSHLKAIRHFKNKLPVYFRGDSTLLDDTGWLKSILKLLYLKWVYKHVGHAFYVGTNNRAYFKKYGLKDNQLSFAPHAIDNERFSVPHQHEANTMRHELGVGEHDVLILFAGKLEEKKSPQLLLKAFLSVNAAHTHLLFVGSGRLKEDLVSEAHGNTNVHFRDFKNQSVMPVVYQACDIFCLPSKGPGETWGLAVNEAMACGKAVLVSNKCGCAADLVSKNNGAIFSSENINELTASLKELFHSKDRLKKMGEASALLIKSWSFAHIAGAIEHKLLNE from the coding sequence TTGAAAAGGCTCGCCATCATAACTACCCACCCTATTCAATATTACGCGCCGGTTTTTAAATTGCTGACCGAACGCGGGAATATTGGTATAAAAGTATTTTACACCTGGGGCGACAACTCAATGGCCAAACACGATCCGGGTTTCGGCAAAAATGTAACCTGGGATATACCGCTACTGGACGGATATGAGTATGAATGGGTTAAAAACACTTCGGCAGAACCTGGCTCGCATCATTCGAAAGGGATCATCAATCCCGATCTGATTGAACGTATAGATAATTACCAGCCATTGGCCATACTGGTTTTTGGGTGGAACTATAACAGCCATTTAAAAGCTATCCGCCATTTTAAAAACAAGCTGCCGGTTTATTTCCGTGGTGATTCTACCTTGCTCGATGATACCGGCTGGCTGAAAAGTATCCTGAAATTGTTATACCTAAAATGGGTTTACAAACATGTAGGTCACGCGTTTTATGTGGGCACAAACAACCGGGCCTATTTCAAAAAATATGGTTTAAAGGACAACCAGTTATCCTTTGCCCCGCACGCTATTGATAACGAGCGTTTTTCTGTTCCACATCAGCATGAAGCAAATACCATGCGCCACGAATTAGGTGTTGGTGAACATGATGTATTGATACTTTTTGCCGGAAAACTGGAAGAAAAAAAGTCGCCACAATTACTTTTAAAGGCATTCCTATCCGTCAATGCGGCTCATACGCACTTGCTTTTTGTAGGAAGCGGGCGTCTTAAAGAGGATCTGGTATCTGAAGCCCATGGAAATACTAACGTTCATTTCCGGGATTTTAAAAACCAGAGTGTGATGCCTGTAGTATACCAGGCATGCGATATTTTCTGCCTGCCATCCAAAGGCCCGGGCGAAACCTGGGGGCTGGCCGTTAACGAGGCGATGGCCTGCGGCAAGGCAGTGCTGGTATCCAACAAGTGTGGATGCGCGGCTGACCTGGTAAGCAAAAACAACGGGGCTATCTTTAGCAGTGAAAATATTAATGAGCTAACAGCAAGTCTAAAAGAGTTGTTCCACTCAAAAGACAGGTTAAAAAAAATGGGCGAAGCATCCGCCCTATTGATAAAATCGTGGAGTTTTGCGCATATTGCCGGTGCAATTGAACATAAACTATTAAATGAGTAA
- a CDS encoding exosortase Y-associated Wzy-like protein gives MSKGISYERLIALYLPWGLAIALKGDPSLSYIVAWLGSFYIFALTLSGWVKPLPTDLSFGEQLMRPIILVHIIFAGYMACTSIFYFFNLLGYENFEKISTFFVVDQNKLLTLAQCQRYYCLGHAAFVSGILVFMHYPEKQKFTFDQERTASLLFYTAIMSFPAYMVFNRVPGLSQFSNQFSTLSFIAGTLALAFAIPEKKIWNTVICLVLYFSNFYTALTSGFKEPIIISVMVLGIFLYPNYKKVVLATFIPLLLILFLLLPTYASIFRENAWSGDVSGDAASQLALDAVLNNGTDDDVSDTNWSFAVYRLSEVDMFTGFVESTPDKVDYYEFDIIKQAATVIIPRIVWPGKPSTEDLVMERVYASGVIRRGSRVSAKPAYIVDAYLSYGQIGIFAGLFFYGMLAQLISQKAEQLFGGYLLGTALIFSGLFQIFWRGLSFEFIFNTIFWSYITMHLIHFVLKSKNILRPA, from the coding sequence ATGAGTAAGGGGATATCATACGAGCGGCTTATTGCATTGTACCTGCCATGGGGCCTGGCCATTGCATTAAAGGGCGACCCATCCTTATCCTATATCGTTGCCTGGTTAGGTTCGTTTTATATATTCGCGCTTACGCTTTCGGGCTGGGTGAAACCCCTGCCTACCGACCTATCTTTTGGCGAACAACTGATGCGACCGATCATCCTGGTGCACATTATTTTTGCCGGGTACATGGCCTGCACATCTATATTTTATTTTTTCAACTTATTAGGATACGAGAACTTTGAGAAGATAAGTACTTTTTTCGTAGTCGATCAGAATAAATTACTGACACTGGCACAATGCCAGCGCTATTATTGCCTCGGGCATGCGGCCTTTGTTTCGGGCATACTTGTTTTCATGCATTATCCGGAAAAACAAAAATTCACATTCGACCAGGAGCGCACCGCATCCCTGTTATTTTATACAGCTATAATGAGTTTTCCGGCTTACATGGTGTTTAACAGAGTTCCGGGCCTATCACAATTCTCTAACCAGTTCAGCACCTTGAGCTTTATCGCCGGCACACTTGCACTGGCCTTTGCCATTCCCGAAAAAAAAATATGGAATACGGTGATTTGCCTGGTACTCTATTTCTCAAATTTTTATACCGCGCTTACATCCGGGTTTAAAGAACCTATCATCATCAGTGTGATGGTATTGGGCATATTTTTATACCCCAATTATAAAAAGGTGGTGCTTGCTACCTTTATCCCTTTGCTGCTTATCTTGTTTTTGCTGTTACCTACCTATGCCAGCATATTTAGGGAAAACGCGTGGAGCGGCGATGTTTCCGGCGATGCGGCCTCTCAGCTGGCTTTAGACGCTGTGTTAAACAACGGTACCGATGACGATGTATCCGATACTAACTGGTCGTTTGCCGTGTACCGCCTTAGCGAGGTAGATATGTTTACCGGCTTTGTAGAATCGACACCAGACAAAGTTGATTATTATGAATTTGATATTATAAAACAGGCGGCAACGGTTATTATTCCGCGCATTGTATGGCCGGGTAAACCAAGCACCGAAGACCTGGTAATGGAACGTGTATATGCATCGGGAGTAATACGCCGCGGGTCCCGGGTTTCGGCCAAGCCTGCTTATATTGTTGATGCTTATCTTTCGTACGGGCAAATAGGCATATTTGCAGGTCTGTTTTTTTATGGGATGCTTGCGCAACTGATCTCGCAAAAAGCTGAGCAATTATTTGGTGGTTACCTGTTAGGTACAGCGCTTATTTTTTCGGGATTGTTCCAGATATTTTGGAGGGGCCTTAGCTTCGAGTTTATTTTTAACACTATTTTCTGGAGTTATATTACCATGCACCTGATCCATTTCGTGCTCAAATCAAAAAATATATTACGACCGGCTTGA
- a CDS encoding XrtY-associated glycosyltransferase XYAG1: MRILQINASYKPAYIYGGPTMSVSKLSEHLVHSGCEVQVFTTTANGATELPVHQNTPIEVDGVPVYYFKRITKDHSHFSPSLLKAVWKQVRRFDVVHIHAWWNTVSVLSALVAIMRGVPVIISPRGTLSGYSFNNKNSFFKSCIHHLLGKHLLHRSYIHATSAYEKNNLQQIITAKQIMTIPNFIELPEIAAKTGDFAEPLKLLFFSRIEEKKGLDILLNALVDVIIPWHLTIAGTGDPLYIARLKQLAVQNGIKANISWIGFQNENKFDIIAEHHLMVLPSYDENFGNVVIESLSVGTAVLISRQVGLAGYVTENNLGWICDTNAPSIADAINNMDTDRLIGISNRAPGIIRRDFNEAVLTQQYINMYQQVTTQHG; encoded by the coding sequence TTGAGAATACTGCAAATAAATGCCTCGTATAAACCCGCTTATATTTACGGCGGGCCGACCATGTCGGTATCAAAACTGAGCGAGCATTTAGTGCATTCGGGCTGCGAGGTACAGGTTTTCACTACAACGGCAAATGGGGCGACTGAATTACCTGTTCATCAAAACACACCAATTGAAGTTGACGGGGTACCTGTTTATTACTTTAAACGGATAACTAAAGATCACAGTCACTTTTCTCCCTCGTTATTAAAAGCCGTATGGAAACAGGTTAGGCGTTTTGATGTAGTGCATATCCACGCGTGGTGGAATACCGTATCGGTACTATCGGCCCTGGTGGCTATAATGCGGGGAGTACCGGTAATTATATCGCCCAGGGGCACTTTAAGCGGGTATTCTTTCAATAATAAAAACAGTTTTTTTAAAAGCTGTATCCATCATTTATTGGGTAAACACCTTTTGCACCGCAGTTATATACACGCTACCTCAGCGTACGAAAAAAATAATCTGCAGCAGATCATTACTGCTAAACAGATAATGACTATTCCTAATTTTATTGAGTTGCCCGAAATAGCCGCAAAAACAGGCGATTTTGCAGAACCGCTAAAGTTGCTCTTTTTCTCACGGATAGAAGAAAAAAAAGGCCTCGATATCTTATTAAATGCTTTGGTTGATGTTATCATCCCCTGGCATTTAACCATTGCCGGTACCGGTGATCCATTGTATATAGCACGTTTAAAACAGTTGGCTGTTCAAAATGGCATAAAAGCCAACATTAGCTGGATAGGGTTTCAAAACGAAAACAAGTTTGATATTATTGCCGAACATCACCTGATGGTATTACCTTCGTACGATGAGAATTTTGGTAACGTGGTGATCGAAAGCCTTAGCGTTGGGACTGCCGTATTAATAAGCCGGCAAGTTGGGTTGGCCGGTTACGTTACCGAAAACAATTTGGGCTGGATTTGCGATACAAACGCGCCTTCAATTGCCGATGCGATAAATAATATGGATACAGATCGGTTAATCGGGATCAGTAATAGGGCACCCGGTATTATCAGGCGCGATTTTAATGAAGCGGTTTTAACACAACAATATATCAATATGTATCAACAAGTTACTACACAACATGGCTGA
- a CDS encoding class I SAM-dependent methyltransferase, with product MADYHEYGYTDQGATHVFSYIQAPLLTMLDKGVNTCILDLGCGNGYLANYLLTQGFNVYGTDASAQGIAIAAKTNPDRFFLQDLSTGELPAALQSLKFDTIISTEVIEHLYDPEAFINFCKSCLKANGQIIISTPYHGYLKNLVLALFNKWDTHANPLWLGGHIKLWSASTLSKLLTNAGFEVITFKGCGRIPYLWKSMIIKARLK from the coding sequence ATGGCTGATTACCACGAATACGGCTATACCGACCAGGGCGCCACACACGTGTTTAGCTACATACAGGCGCCGTTATTAACTATGCTCGATAAAGGGGTTAATACTTGCATACTTGATTTGGGTTGTGGTAACGGTTATTTGGCTAATTATTTGTTAACGCAGGGATTTAATGTATATGGCACCGATGCATCGGCACAGGGTATTGCCATTGCGGCCAAAACCAACCCCGACAGGTTTTTTTTACAGGATCTTTCAACCGGAGAATTACCCGCTGCATTACAATCATTAAAATTTGATACCATTATATCAACCGAAGTAATTGAACATTTGTACGATCCGGAAGCTTTTATCAACTTTTGTAAAAGTTGCTTAAAGGCAAACGGGCAAATCATTATCTCTACCCCGTATCATGGCTATTTAAAGAACCTGGTACTGGCGCTTTTTAACAAATGGGATACGCATGCTAACCCGCTGTGGCTGGGTGGCCATATTAAACTTTGGTCGGCAAGTACGCTTAGTAAATTGTTAACTAATGCCGGATTTGAAGTAATTACCTTTAAAGGTTGCGGCAGGATACCTTATCTGTGGAAATCGATGATAATTAAGGCACGTTTAAAGTGA
- a CDS encoding glycosyltransferase family 2 protein, whose translation MNKAFSFIILTYNEDVHLPRLLASVADLNAPIFVLDSGSTDRTVEIAQSYGAEVVQHPFENHPKQWHYALTNFSINTPWIICLDADQIVSPELKDLLIDFDPEKYADVNGIYFNRKNYFKGRWIKHGGYYPFYMLKMFRYGVGFSDLNENMDHRFIAPGKTVIWKKGLITEENLKENNISFWIAKHNRYSDLLAQEEVERIKDLRQQTIQPHFWGSPYERTAWLKRLWWNTPRYVRPFLYFFHRFIFKLGFLDGRTGSIFHFMQAFWFRMVVDIKIDEILKQERNDTKARQ comes from the coding sequence GTGAATAAGGCATTTTCATTTATCATATTAACCTATAACGAGGATGTGCATCTGCCCCGCCTTTTGGCATCGGTTGCTGATTTGAATGCGCCAATATTTGTATTAGATAGCGGCAGTACCGATAGAACAGTTGAAATAGCCCAAAGCTATGGTGCCGAAGTTGTACAACATCCGTTTGAAAATCATCCCAAACAGTGGCACTATGCGTTAACAAACTTTAGTATAAATACCCCATGGATTATTTGCCTGGATGCCGACCAAATAGTTAGCCCGGAGTTAAAAGACCTGCTCATCGATTTCGATCCCGAAAAATATGCTGATGTTAACGGTATCTATTTTAATCGTAAAAACTATTTTAAAGGCAGGTGGATAAAGCATGGCGGGTACTATCCTTTTTATATGCTCAAGATGTTCCGTTATGGTGTTGGTTTTTCCGATCTGAACGAGAATATGGATCATCGCTTTATTGCCCCGGGTAAAACGGTGATATGGAAGAAGGGGCTCATCACCGAAGAAAACCTTAAAGAGAATAACATCAGTTTTTGGATAGCCAAGCACAACCGCTACAGCGATCTGCTGGCGCAGGAAGAAGTAGAGCGGATAAAGGATCTGCGACAGCAAACTATCCAGCCACATTTTTGGGGCAGCCCGTACGAGCGTACCGCATGGTTGAAAAGGTTATGGTGGAATACGCCACGCTATGTAAGGCCATTCTTATATTTCTTTCACCGCTTTATTTTTAAATTAGGGTTTCTTGACGGACGGACGGGCAGCATATTTCATTTTATGCAGGCGTTTTGGTTCAGGATGGTAGTTGATATTAAAATAGATGAAATATTGAAGCAGGAACGTAATGATACAAAAGCCCGGCAATAA
- the xrtY gene encoding exosortase Y, which produces MIQKPGNKEPVKFIITFIVLFLLFYYFNIFYFAITLPNSRHYNAFLATHFDYINGLRWVLIKSSAGILKLFGYVVVSNKYELLVAGRGMIQVVYTCLGLGVLSFFAAFVIAYPKQMKARLTFLFAGIFCIEFLNVIRLALLALYWNRQKNKIIDHHTLFNIFIYIVIAITLYYWVTAKKNNPHGAN; this is translated from the coding sequence ATGATACAAAAGCCCGGCAATAAGGAACCTGTAAAGTTTATCATCACATTTATTGTGCTGTTTTTGCTATTTTATTATTTCAACATCTTTTATTTCGCCATCACCCTACCAAATAGCAGGCACTACAACGCTTTTTTAGCTACCCATTTCGATTATATTAATGGCTTACGCTGGGTGCTTATTAAATCGAGCGCGGGCATCCTGAAGTTGTTTGGCTACGTAGTGGTAAGCAACAAATACGAGTTATTGGTTGCCGGCCGGGGGATGATACAGGTGGTTTATACCTGCCTGGGTTTGGGTGTCCTCAGCTTTTTCGCAGCGTTTGTTATCGCCTATCCCAAACAGATGAAGGCCAGGCTTACCTTCCTTTTCGCGGGCATTTTCTGCATCGAATTTTTGAATGTGATACGCCTGGCCTTGCTTGCGCTGTATTGGAACAGGCAAAAAAACAAGATCATAGACCATCATACCCTCTTTAATATCTTTATTTACATTGTTATTGCCATAACCTTGTATTATTGGGTTACCGCAAAGAAAAACAATCCACATGGCGCAAACTGA
- a CDS encoding WcaF family extracellular polysaccharide biosynthesis acetyltransferase: MAQTDLSLYRNPEYDPGGNAFKRLLWFYINALIFKTSILPINGLKILLLRMFGAHIAKGVVIKPCVNIKYPWNLSIGENTWIGENVWIDSLVMVSIGANACLSQGAIILTGSHNYKRKTFDLITNPVTLEDGAWIGAGAIVNQGITIHSHAVLTTGSVANKNMDAYGIYQGNPAVKIRVREIE; encoded by the coding sequence ATGGCGCAAACTGACCTTTCATTATATCGAAACCCTGAGTACGATCCCGGCGGTAACGCTTTTAAACGATTGCTATGGTTTTATATCAACGCGCTGATATTTAAAACCAGCATATTGCCCATAAATGGGCTTAAGATTTTACTACTGCGTATGTTTGGCGCGCATATAGCAAAAGGCGTGGTGATAAAACCATGTGTAAATATTAAGTACCCCTGGAATTTAAGTATTGGCGAAAATACCTGGATAGGCGAAAATGTATGGATAGATAGCCTGGTGATGGTGAGCATAGGTGCCAATGCCTGCTTATCGCAAGGCGCGATAATTTTAACAGGCAGCCATAACTATAAGAGAAAAACGTTCGACCTGATCACCAACCCGGTTACGCTTGAAGATGGCGCATGGATAGGTGCCGGCGCTATTGTAAACCAGGGCATCACCATACACTCGCACGCTGTGCTCACAACAGGTTCGGTAGCCAATAAAAATATGGATGCCTATGGTATTTACCAGGGCAACCCGGCGGTAAAGATCCGCGTACGGGAAATAGAATAA